One segment of Nostoc piscinale CENA21 DNA contains the following:
- the psb30 gene encoding photosystem II reaction center protein Ycf12/Psb30 translates to MLDGIISTFTSINWEVIFQLLSVALIVIAGPAVIFVLAFRNGNL, encoded by the coding sequence ATGTTAGACGGTATTATTAGCACTTTCACCAGCATCAACTGGGAAGTTATTTTCCAACTGCTTTCTGTTGCATTAATTGTCATTGCTGGCCCAGCTGTAATTTTTGTCTTGGCTTTTCGCAACGGCAACCTGTAA
- a CDS encoding YkgJ family cysteine cluster protein, with product MANWQCVKQCGACCNLDPNDRPDLDEYLAPEELELYLSMVGEDGWCINFDHTTRECRIYPNRPRFCRVESEIFQDMYGIEPEELNDFAIDCCRQQIEGVYGDRSLEMLRFDKAIGI from the coding sequence ATGGCAAACTGGCAATGTGTCAAGCAATGTGGAGCCTGCTGTAATCTCGACCCTAACGACCGTCCCGACTTAGACGAATATCTCGCGCCAGAAGAGTTGGAACTGTACCTGAGTATGGTAGGTGAAGATGGTTGGTGTATTAATTTCGACCATACTACAAGAGAATGCCGGATTTACCCCAACCGTCCGCGCTTCTGTCGCGTAGAATCCGAGATATTTCAAGATATGTATGGTATTGAACCAGAAGAACTGAATGATTTTGCCATAGATTGCTGTCGCCAGCAGATTGAGGGGGTATATGGCGATCGCTCTTTAGAAATGCTGCGCTTCGACAAAGCCATTGGGATTTAA
- a CDS encoding TetR/AcrR family transcriptional regulator, which translates to MKSSRRASIGLEKRERTRSNLIEAAYRVFARKEADAVTIDDIIAEAKVARGTFYNYFQTREDVLKAVAASLSDEMNQKIWAQSVAIDDPAERMAIAMRQFLHQAKQDATWGWVIVRIGLVAAPLSETIERGVLTDLQAGLRLGRFRVDSLQAATDLILGTGLMAMRSILEGHTEPDYPEQIAKIILKTLGVADAHSIAFKLLDQLPDNSP; encoded by the coding sequence ATGAAGTCATCTCGTCGAGCATCTATAGGTTTAGAAAAACGGGAACGAACACGATCTAATTTGATTGAGGCGGCCTATCGAGTATTTGCTCGCAAAGAAGCAGACGCAGTGACGATTGACGACATCATTGCAGAAGCTAAAGTTGCCAGGGGAACTTTCTATAACTATTTCCAAACCAGGGAGGATGTGTTAAAAGCAGTTGCGGCATCCTTAAGTGACGAGATGAATCAAAAGATTTGGGCGCAGTCTGTGGCGATTGATGACCCAGCTGAACGAATGGCGATCGCTATGCGGCAATTTCTACATCAAGCAAAACAAGATGCTACATGGGGTTGGGTGATTGTCAGGATTGGATTAGTGGCAGCCCCACTCAGTGAAACAATAGAAAGAGGCGTACTGACAGATTTACAGGCTGGTTTACGACTTGGCCGTTTTCGGGTGGATAGTTTGCAGGCTGCAACTGATCTGATTTTGGGAACAGGGTTAATGGCTATGCGTAGCATTTTGGAAGGACATACAGAGCCAGATTACCCTGAGCAGATTGCTAAAATTATTCTCAAAACACTAGGTGTTGCTGATGCTCATTCAATTGCTTTCAAACTTCTAGATCAGCTTCCAGATAACAGTCCGTAG
- a CDS encoding glycosyltransferase, translating into MRIAIIALGSRGDVQPYIALGKGLKAAGHIVRLLTHENFEVLVTSHGLEFHPMSGNVQEIIETQEMRELLEKGNFLTITSHTAKLTQSVTINWVKTGLVACQGMDLLLAGVGGLYLGLSLAEKFGIPLVPAYVFPFTATKTFPGVLFPQSIARFGGAVNWLSHHLIRQIMWQGSRIADTSARKQVLNLPAASFFGPYNAPHLHRYPTLYGFSPSVIPKPSDWQNTHITGYWFLDTEPNWNPPPGLTEFLEGGEPPIYVGFGSMGNRNPEQTADIILQALRKTQQRAVMLSGWGGLYKENLPDSVYLVDSIPHSWIFSRVAAVVHHGGAGTTAAGLRAGVPTIIIPFFGDQGFWGKRVATLGVGTEPIPRKQLTAERLAQATQQVVTNQTMRQRASELGKKIRAEDGIANAVAVIEEINNVRAA; encoded by the coding sequence ATGCGTATAGCTATCATTGCTTTGGGAAGTAGAGGGGATGTTCAACCTTATATTGCTCTAGGAAAAGGTTTAAAAGCAGCAGGTCACATTGTGCGTCTATTGACCCACGAAAACTTTGAAGTGCTAGTTACTTCACATGGATTGGAGTTTCATCCGATGTCCGGTAATGTGCAGGAAATCATTGAAACCCAGGAAATGCGTGAGCTGTTGGAGAAGGGGAATTTTCTGACCATTACCTCCCACACCGCAAAGTTAACCCAGAGCGTAACTATCAATTGGGTAAAAACAGGTTTAGTGGCTTGTCAGGGTATGGATTTATTGCTGGCAGGTGTTGGGGGATTGTATCTTGGTCTTTCACTGGCTGAAAAATTTGGAATTCCCTTAGTTCCTGCCTATGTTTTTCCCTTTACAGCTACAAAAACATTTCCTGGTGTTCTCTTTCCCCAATCCATAGCCAGATTTGGAGGTGCAGTCAATTGGTTATCCCATCATCTGATTAGGCAAATAATGTGGCAGGGATCTCGTATAGCCGATACTTCTGCTAGAAAACAAGTGTTGAACTTACCCGCAGCTTCATTCTTCGGCCCCTACAATGCTCCCCATCTCCATCGCTATCCAACTCTCTATGGTTTCAGCCCATCGGTGATTCCCAAACCATCAGATTGGCAGAATACTCATATCACAGGTTACTGGTTTCTGGATACAGAACCCAATTGGAATCCACCCCCAGGCTTAACAGAATTTCTCGAAGGCGGTGAACCTCCCATATATGTTGGGTTTGGAAGTATGGGCAACCGAAATCCAGAACAAACCGCAGATATTATCTTGCAAGCACTGAGAAAAACTCAACAGCGAGCAGTGATGCTTTCTGGTTGGGGTGGTCTGTATAAAGAAAATTTGCCAGACAGCGTTTATCTGGTTGACTCCATACCTCATTCCTGGATATTTTCTCGTGTTGCAGCTGTTGTGCATCATGGTGGTGCAGGTACTACAGCAGCTGGTTTAAGAGCAGGTGTGCCGACGATTATTATTCCATTCTTTGGAGATCAGGGCTTTTGGGGTAAACGTGTAGCCACATTAGGGGTTGGGACGGAACCAATTCCTCGGAAACAACTCACAGCTGAACGACTTGCACAAGCTACTCAACAGGTTGTGACTAATCAAACCATGCGTCAGCGTGCATCTGAGTTAGGAAAAAAAATCCGAGCCGAAGATGGAATTGCCAATGCAGTTGCTGTTATTGAGGAAATCAACAATGTTAGAGCGGCTTAA
- a CDS encoding TMEM165/GDT1 family protein — protein MKLDTAPVVISAKDLPELKENAKSHLNTATIEPLQPVITESPKKRESAFVVFGTTFITIFLAEIGDKTQLSTLLMSAESQAPWVVFLGSGAALISTSLLGVLLGSWISSRLSPKTVEKSAGVMLLLISVMLFWDVFQG, from the coding sequence GTGAAACTTGACACTGCACCTGTGGTTATTTCTGCGAAAGACCTGCCAGAATTAAAAGAAAATGCTAAATCTCATCTGAATACGGCAACAATTGAGCCTCTGCAACCTGTAATTACTGAAAGTCCCAAAAAGCGGGAATCAGCGTTTGTTGTTTTCGGCACAACATTCATTACCATATTTCTCGCAGAAATTGGTGATAAAACTCAGCTATCAACCTTATTAATGAGTGCAGAATCTCAAGCACCTTGGGTAGTGTTTCTAGGATCGGGGGCTGCATTAATCAGCACAAGTTTACTAGGTGTACTGTTGGGAAGTTGGATATCTAGCCGCCTCAGTCCCAAAACTGTAGAAAAATCCGCCGGAGTTATGTTGCTGTTAATTTCCGTCATGCTGTTTTGGGATGTATTTCAAGGTTAA
- a CDS encoding TMEM165/GDT1 family protein, translating to MDWHLLGLSFITVFLSELGDKSQLAAIALSSRGQSQKAIFFGTAGALLLTSLLGALAGGAVAELLPTRILKAIAAVGFAILAARLLFFNNEESAESE from the coding sequence ATGGATTGGCATCTTTTAGGACTAAGTTTTATTACAGTTTTTTTATCAGAATTAGGCGACAAAAGCCAATTGGCGGCGATCGCACTTTCTAGCCGTGGTCAATCTCAAAAGGCGATATTTTTTGGTACAGCAGGCGCACTATTGTTAACCAGCCTTTTAGGTGCATTGGCTGGAGGTGCAGTTGCCGAGTTATTACCTACTCGGATATTAAAAGCGATCGCGGCTGTAGGTTTTGCGATTCTGGCTGCAAGGTTATTATTTTTTAACAATGAAGAATCAGCCGAATCGGAATAA
- a CDS encoding GAF domain-containing protein has translation MTVHQRGVGETADLIIGVHNQENQQLQPNSAPVGALARRKGTISTFLAPLTQDTFKQVVTEVEHKLQIVHQTLSMLDSHGFETILQEMLQSITLKTGELLGADRTTIFLLDEEKQELWSIVAAGEGDRSLEIRIPADKGIAGEVATLRQVVNIPYDFYNDPRSIFAQAQEKVTGYRTYTMLALPLLNEQGQLVAVVQLLNKLKSIHDINAPLAERIDTKGFTHSDEQLFQEFAPSIRLILESSRSFYMATQKQRAAAALMKAIKSLSQSSLDLEDTLKRVMDEAKELMNADRSTLWLIDRDRHELWTKITQDDGTKRELRVPIGKGFAGIVAASGKTLNIPFDLYDNPDSETAKKLDQQNGYRTCSLLCMPVFNADQQLIGVTQLVNKKKSGDFPPYNPATWPKAPECFQASFDRNDEDFMEAFNIQAGVALQNAQLFATVKQQEQMQRDILRSLSNGVISTDKSGCIIAANESAKRLLGIEAEERLEGKLIDEAIAIKEGDFSKWFQDALHGDDIKRRQQYYPDRTLISTGTEQEQHSINLSINSIADVSDQQQVRGALVVMEDISDEKRLKSTMYRYMTQELAEELLKLDDAKLGGDRKEVSILFSDIRGYTTLTENLEAEEVVSMLNEYFESMVEAVFKHKGTLDKYIGDAIMAVFGSPLPLEEHAWMAVQTSIEMRHRLHEFNQRRYAANKPRINIGIGINSDTVISGNIGSSKRMEFTAIGDGVNLGSRLESVSKQYGCDIILSDNTFKPCQEYIWARELDYIRVKGRNEPVSIYELVGLRSDPIPSEKLQVIEHYHKGREYYLKRQFTYARAEFAKVLAFDNQDKAAMLHLLRCQHWLQSPPTDFDWDDGVWTFNEK, from the coding sequence ATGACAGTGCATCAACGTGGTGTTGGGGAGACCGCTGATTTAATTATTGGTGTTCACAACCAAGAAAATCAACAATTACAACCCAATTCAGCTCCTGTGGGTGCTCTTGCCAGAAGAAAAGGAACTATTTCTACTTTTCTTGCTCCTTTAACTCAGGACACTTTTAAACAAGTGGTGACTGAGGTTGAACATAAGCTACAGATTGTACATCAAACCCTGTCAATGTTGGATTCTCACGGGTTTGAGACAATTCTGCAAGAAATGTTGCAGTCAATTACCTTAAAAACTGGGGAATTATTAGGAGCAGACCGGACGACTATATTTTTGTTAGATGAAGAAAAACAAGAATTATGGTCAATCGTAGCTGCGGGAGAAGGCGATCGCTCCTTAGAAATTCGCATTCCAGCCGATAAAGGAATAGCAGGGGAAGTTGCCACTTTAAGACAAGTAGTGAATATTCCCTATGATTTTTATAACGACCCCCGGTCAATCTTTGCCCAAGCACAAGAAAAAGTTACTGGCTACCGTACCTATACAATGCTGGCCTTGCCATTATTAAATGAGCAAGGGCAGTTGGTCGCAGTAGTACAATTACTGAATAAATTAAAGTCTATTCACGATATCAACGCCCCATTAGCAGAGCGGATTGATACAAAAGGTTTTACCCATAGCGACGAACAGTTATTTCAAGAATTTGCGCCTTCAATTCGCCTGATTTTAGAATCTTCGCGCTCTTTTTACATGGCGACGCAAAAACAAAGAGCGGCGGCAGCGTTGATGAAAGCCATCAAATCTTTGAGTCAAAGCAGTCTGGATTTAGAAGATACCCTGAAGCGGGTAATGGATGAAGCCAAGGAATTGATGAACGCCGATCGCAGTACCTTGTGGTTAATCGACCGCGATCGCCATGAATTATGGACGAAAATTACTCAAGATGATGGGACAAAAAGAGAATTACGTGTACCCATCGGTAAAGGTTTTGCGGGGATAGTGGCTGCATCTGGCAAAACCCTAAATATTCCTTTTGATTTGTACGATAATCCCGACTCAGAAACCGCCAAAAAACTTGACCAACAAAATGGCTACCGTACCTGTAGCTTATTGTGTATGCCAGTGTTCAACGCCGATCAACAATTAATTGGTGTTACACAGTTGGTAAATAAAAAGAAATCAGGTGATTTTCCGCCTTATAATCCTGCCACTTGGCCAAAAGCGCCAGAATGCTTCCAAGCCAGCTTTGACCGCAATGACGAAGATTTTATGGAAGCTTTTAATATTCAAGCGGGGGTGGCGCTGCAAAATGCTCAATTGTTTGCCACAGTCAAGCAACAAGAACAAATGCAGCGAGATATTTTGCGGAGTCTTTCTAATGGTGTCATTTCTACCGATAAATCAGGTTGTATTATTGCTGCCAATGAAAGTGCGAAACGCTTGCTAGGTATAGAAGCTGAAGAACGTTTAGAAGGGAAATTAATTGATGAAGCGATCGCCATTAAAGAAGGCGACTTTAGCAAATGGTTTCAAGACGCTTTACACGGAGACGATATCAAACGCCGTCAGCAATATTATCCAGACCGCACACTCATCAGCACTGGTACAGAACAAGAACAACACAGTATTAATTTATCGATTAATTCCATTGCTGATGTCAGTGACCAACAGCAAGTCCGGGGTGCGTTGGTCGTTATGGAAGACATTAGCGATGAGAAACGTCTCAAGAGTACTATGTACCGCTACATGACTCAGGAATTAGCAGAAGAATTACTCAAGTTAGATGATGCCAAATTAGGAGGCGATCGCAAAGAAGTTTCCATTTTGTTCTCTGATATTCGCGGCTACACCACTTTGACAGAAAACCTGGAAGCGGAAGAAGTGGTGAGTATGCTAAATGAATATTTTGAATCAATGGTAGAAGCGGTATTTAAACATAAAGGTACGCTTGATAAATACATTGGTGATGCCATTATGGCTGTGTTTGGTTCACCTCTACCTTTAGAAGAACATGCTTGGATGGCGGTACAAACATCAATAGAAATGCGTCATCGGCTGCACGAATTTAACCAACGTCGTTACGCTGCGAATAAACCCAGAATTAATATTGGTATTGGCATTAATTCCGATACCGTGATTAGTGGCAATATCGGTTCAAGTAAGCGGATGGAATTTACCGCCATTGGTGATGGTGTTAACCTTGGTTCTCGCTTAGAAAGTGTCAGCAAACAATATGGTTGCGATATTATTTTGAGTGACAATACATTTAAACCCTGCCAAGAATATATTTGGGCGCGAGAATTAGATTACATTCGCGTCAAAGGTAGAAACGAACCAGTATCTATCTATGAATTAGTGGGTTTACGTTCTGACCCAATTCCCAGTGAAAAATTGCAAGTTATTGAACACTATCACAAAGGACGTGAGTATTATCTCAAGCGTCAGTTCACTTATGCTAGGGCTGAATTTGCCAAGGTTTTAGCATTTGACAACCAAGATAAAGCCGCAATGTTACATCTTTTGCGTTGTCAGCATTGGCTACAATCACCCCCAACTGATTTTGATTGGGATGACGGCGTTTGGACATTTAATGAAAAGTAA
- a CDS encoding four-helix bundle copper-binding protein, whose product MMMMMTESMTSEMQTCMNACMECQKMCMETMTYCMTKGGRYMDMAMMGMMRDCAEMCMMCMNMMMGGSEFMGRTCMLCAEMCDRCAMTCEQMSDDAKMMECAAACRKCAEACRSMQMMPA is encoded by the coding sequence ATGATGATGATGATGACTGAATCCATGACTTCGGAAATGCAAACCTGTATGAACGCTTGCATGGAGTGTCAGAAAATGTGCATGGAAACTATGACTTACTGCATGACAAAAGGCGGTAGGTACATGGATATGGCCATGATGGGGATGATGCGTGATTGCGCTGAAATGTGCATGATGTGTATGAACATGATGATGGGTGGTTCCGAATTTATGGGACGCACTTGTATGTTGTGTGCTGAAATGTGCGATCGCTGTGCAATGACTTGTGAACAAATGAGTGATGATGCCAAAATGATGGAATGTGCCGCAGCCTGCCGTAAGTGCGCCGAAGCTTGCCGTTCTATGCAAATGATGCCTGCTTAA